In Bacillus thuringiensis, the DNA window AGGCGGTCTTCGTACCTTTTCACTTGGAAGCCAACACTGTTAAGAGGTTGATTGTTAGTGAGAATTTTGAAAAACATATGATTATCTTTAAAGTCTAGTAAGTAATCACGTACAATTTCAGTAAATTGTATTGGTGTTAGTTTTCCGAGTTTCTCTAGTTTCGCAACTGTTTGTAAATAAGTAGCAGGATCGTCCCATCCTTTCTTATCTATACAGCCTGAATAATCGTGATGAGTAATTGAAACAATTTCTTTGAAAATTCCTGTATACACGGCTTTTCCTCCTGATAATTTAATTAGTTGAATAATAGAATTCTGTATCCTTTCCGTATTATCCTTTATTTGGATGGAGATTGTAATGAAAAATAGAGGGAAGTGTTATCATCCCTCTATTAAAAATTCATTTAACTTTCTTAAAAACAAGTGGCTGAGTACTTAGCGTAGCTGGCACATGTAACTGAAGGGATAGAAATTCACCACTCACACTCATTTCATAAGCGAATAATAAGCTCATTTTCATTCGGAATAAGTCAACTTTTGCAGAGAAGATGTCGTAATGATGATGCGTTAATTGAATGTCCATCTCCATAAATTGTACAAATAATGAATCATCTCGTTTGTATACTTGTAATGTTCCGTATGCAGGGTGTTCGAAAGTACCAGTATAATCCTCTAATTTATGAGAAGGTGTAGTCCCTTTAATTTGTTCTGGAATGGATTCAGTTGCTTCTTTCATCATTTCTTTCATTTTTTCACTATCTTCTACAGCACGTTTATGCCAGTCGATGGACTCTAATCCGAGTAGTTCGTCGTAAATTTGGTTTGCTAGATAAATAGGAAGTAATGTACCTCCAGCATTCGTTAATATGACAAGACCTACATTTTCATTTGGCATAAATGAAACAAACGCTGAAAATCCATCGATATTACCACCGTGATGAATCATTTTATAACCACGATAAGCGCTAATAAACCAACCAAGCCCATAACTATTTAATGGCGATTCAGGAAGTGATAAAGCTGGTTGATCTGGAATTGAATTGTGTGGTGTATACATTTGTTGTAATAATTCTGGAGAAATTAATTCATGATCTCCAAACTTTCCTTGTTTTAAGTGAAGAAGGACCCAATTTGCCATATCTTCAATTGTAGAATTGATACAACCAGCAGCGCCAACCGTATCGATGTTGCGGAATGGAACTTCTTTTATTTCACCGTCATTTTCGATGTAAGGTAAAGCATAATCATTTGTAGTTTGTGAATCTGTAACAGAGAAGTTTGTATGCCTCATATTTAAAGGTTCTAAAATATGTTCTGTAGCATATTGTTCCCACGTTTGATTCGTGATGTTTTCTACAATATAGCTAATTGTCGCATACATTAAGTTGTTATATAGAAATGCTGTGCGGAACGGTGCATCAAGTGGTAAATGTTTTATTTTTTCAACGAGATCTTTTCGAGATAAGGAAGAGCTGTACCAAAGAGCATCATGACGACTTACCCCAGTACGATGAGAAGCTAAATCTCGTCCTGTAACTTGTGA includes these proteins:
- a CDS encoding serine hydrolase is translated as MSKIETPVMNSLQTTVEKMMKDLNVPGAAVAVIKDGEVIISEGFGYRNLETKDEVTPSTRFAIGSSTKAFGTLSLSLLAQQKKFNWDTPVQSYIPNFSLSELLASSQVTGRDLASHRTGVSRHDALWYSSSLSRKDLVEKIKHLPLDAPFRTAFLYNNLMYATISYIVENITNQTWEQYATEHILEPLNMRHTNFSVTDSQTTNDYALPYIENDGEIKEVPFRNIDTVGAAGCINSTIEDMANWVLLHLKQGKFGDHELISPELLQQMYTPHNSIPDQPALSLPESPLNSYGLGWFISAYRGYKMIHHGGNIDGFSAFVSFMPNENVGLVILTNAGGTLLPIYLANQIYDELLGLESIDWHKRAVEDSEKMKEMMKEATESIPEQIKGTTPSHKLEDYTGTFEHPAYGTLQVYKRDDSLFVQFMEMDIQLTHHHYDIFSAKVDLFRMKMSLLFAYEMSVSGEFLSLQLHVPATLSTQPLVFKKVK